From bacterium, a single genomic window includes:
- a CDS encoding DUF5647 family protein encodes MNKLQEDVVQKNIELSAEFSRYLFEHPEIESTIPKDAQIVLLPDYDTELCASNRELGRAIESRGEKVVYVRIGRLRPKTISRIESVAVEV; translated from the coding sequence ATGAACAAGCTACAAGAAGACGTTGTTCAGAAGAACATCGAATTGAGCGCCGAGTTCAGCCGTTACCTTTTTGAGCATCCCGAGATAGAATCGACCATCCCGAAGGATGCCCAGATCGTTCTCCTACCAGACTACGACACAGAGCTTTGTGCCTCTAACAGAGAGCTAGGCCGCGCGATCGAGTCGCGTGGCGAGAAGGTGGTCTATGTTCGAATTGGTCGGCTGCGTCCCAAGACGATTTCGCGGATTGAATCTGTGGCAGTGGAGGTCTGA
- a CDS encoding nucleotidyltransferase domain-containing protein translates to MIADERLRQAILEIVQRIVEGYEPSKVILFGSYAYGEPDEDSDVDLLIIKDTEKRPIERWLEVKRLVRDHIQVVSVSPLVYTEKEIEDRLSMRDFFVEEILERGELLYG, encoded by the coding sequence GTGATAGCCGATGAAAGACTGAGACAGGCGATCCTTGAGATCGTTCAAAGAATAGTCGAGGGATATGAACCCAGCAAGGTGATTCTGTTTGGCTCCTATGCTTACGGCGAGCCGGACGAGGATAGCGACGTTGACCTTCTGATCATCAAGGACACTGAGAAGAGGCCCATTGAGAGATGGCTTGAGGTGAAAAGGCTTGTCCGGGACCATATCCAGGTGGTCTCAGTATCGCCTCTGGTTTACACTGAGAAAGAGATTGAGGATAGGCTCTCTATGAGGGATTTCTTCGTCGAAGAGATACTTGAGAGGGGGGAGTTGCTCTATGGATGA
- a CDS encoding HEPN domain-containing protein, with protein sequence MDEAFRRQAEEWFERGRHDIETAQLIYEQYGYTDSIVYHIQQAIEKYLKGYLVLRGRKPQGHMSSMRSSITSRPSTTASAIF encoded by the coding sequence ATGGATGAGGCCTTCAGGCGGCAGGCTGAGGAGTGGTTCGAAAGAGGTCGGCACGACATAGAGACGGCACAGTTAATCTACGAGCAGTATGGGTACACAGATTCTATTGTGTATCACATTCAGCAGGCGATCGAGAAGTACCTGAAAGGTTACCTCGTTCTTCGTGGCAGGAAGCCGCAAGGACACATGAGCTCGATGCGCTCCTCAATCACATCGCGACCTTCGACGACGGCTTCGGCGATTTTCTAG
- a CDS encoding type II toxin-antitoxin system HicB family antitoxin, which translates to MSKRFTAVITKEEKWFVGHCIELDVATQGKTIEEAQANLKEAVELYLESFGSKEVPDSLVGGV; encoded by the coding sequence ATGTCTAAGAGATTCACAGCGGTGATCACGAAGGAGGAGAAATGGTTCGTCGGCCATTGTATTGAACTGGACGTGGCAACCCAGGGGAAGACGATTGAGGAGGCCCAGGCGAATCTCAAGGAAGCCGTGGAGCTATACCTTGAGAGTTTCGGCTCAAAGGAGGTTCCCGACAGCCTAGTCGGCGGAGTATGA
- a CDS encoding type II toxin-antitoxin system prevent-host-death family antitoxin: MSDRAKVRPQEVIVRDGKPVAVILDIDEYQEMLERLEDAEDLRMLQEMRSKPLHFRNLDEYLEGLRYV; encoded by the coding sequence ATGAGTGACAGGGCGAAAGTGAGGCCGCAGGAAGTCATAGTGCGAGATGGCAAGCCGGTCGCAGTTATCCTGGATATTGACGAATACCAGGAGATGCTGGAGCGCCTCGAGGATGCTGAGGACCTCAGGATGCTTCAGGAGATGAGGAGCAAGCCGCTTCACTTCAGGAATCTGGACGAGTATTTGGAGGGGTTGCGCTATGTTTAA
- a CDS encoding type II toxin-antitoxin system HicB family antitoxin, producing MFKRFTAVITKEEKWFVAHCVELGVVSQGKTIEEAQANLKEAVELYIESFGDEDLPESLSEVVLYPLEIAVGS from the coding sequence ATGTTTAAGAGATTCACGGCGGTGATCACCAAGGAGGAAAAGTGGTTCGTGGCTCACTGTGTCGAGTTGGGCGTCGTGAGCCAGGGGAAGACAATTGAGGAGGCCCAGGCAAACCTCAAGGAGGCTGTGGAGCTCTATATTGAGAGTTTCGGAGATGAAGATCTACCTGAGAGCCTCAGCGAGGTCGTTTTATACCCCCTCGAGATCGCCGTTGGCAGCTAA
- a CDS encoding type II toxin-antitoxin system HicA family toxin, with the protein MKIYLRASARSFYTPSRSPLAAKLPVLSGEELIRALKKAGFVVVRRRGSHVSLRKGTHRTVVPLHDDLGKGNTTRDPKSVRTVQRGPDWTTGEMTRWH; encoded by the coding sequence ATGAAGATCTACCTGAGAGCCTCAGCGAGGTCGTTTTATACCCCCTCGAGATCGCCGTTGGCAGCTAAACTGCCTGTTCTTTCTGGCGAGGAACTGATCCGGGCCCTAAAGAAGGCCGGGTTCGTTGTAGTCCGGCGAAGGGGCAGTCATGTAAGTCTCCGAAAAGGGACTCACAGAACCGTCGTGCCTCTGCACGATGACCTCGGTAAGGGGAACACTACTCGCGATCCTAAGTCAGTGCGGACTGTCCAGAGAGGACCTGATTGGACTACTGGTGAAATGACAAGATGGCATTGA
- a CDS encoding M20 family metallopeptidase has product MDDNEVLKQLIKRKAAELSSEILSVRRTIHRNPELAFHEHETSALLAERLEKFGIKVQRGVGGTGVVGRLQPEIEGAKTVAIRADMDALPIQEETGLEFASQHPGKMHACGHDANCAMALGAALILNSEEVKKSLKGNVRILFQPAEEAPPGGAIKMIEDGALENPKIDAIIASHTFSEAKLGEIVFREGPMLASADNFDLKIIGKAGHGAMPQQGKDAIVTSAEVILGYQRIVSRQISPTTPAVITIGTIHGGDRSNIIPSEVIMKGTVRTLDMDVQKTIERAMHETADGITKSAGLSYELDYQKGYPTLLIDPDLKRLVERAIGEFGAAKFVEMPSPEMGGEDFAYYTHHVPGVFMFLGVVSETNPQCPLHHPKYTIDERVLGIGASTMAWVAARILAAG; this is encoded by the coding sequence ATGGATGACAATGAAGTTCTGAAACAATTAATAAAACGAAAGGCGGCGGAACTTTCGAGCGAGATACTCTCCGTGAGGCGCACCATACATCGCAATCCCGAGCTTGCATTTCACGAGCATGAGACCTCTGCCCTTCTGGCGGAGCGGTTAGAGAAGTTCGGCATAAAGGTTCAGCGCGGCGTTGGCGGGACGGGCGTGGTTGGGCGCTTGCAGCCCGAGATTGAGGGAGCCAAGACGGTGGCGATTCGCGCCGACATGGACGCCTTGCCAATACAGGAGGAGACTGGCCTTGAGTTTGCATCACAGCATCCCGGCAAGATGCACGCCTGTGGGCACGACGCCAACTGTGCGATGGCGCTTGGCGCAGCACTCATCCTGAACTCTGAGGAGGTCAAAAAATCGCTCAAGGGCAACGTGCGTATCTTGTTTCAGCCGGCGGAGGAGGCTCCACCGGGCGGCGCGATCAAGATGATCGAGGACGGAGCGCTCGAGAATCCGAAGATCGACGCCATTATCGCCTCACACACGTTCAGCGAGGCGAAGCTCGGCGAGATAGTTTTCCGGGAAGGGCCGATGCTGGCAAGCGCCGACAACTTCGACCTGAAGATCATCGGTAAGGCAGGGCACGGCGCGATGCCTCAGCAGGGCAAGGACGCAATCGTAACATCGGCGGAGGTCATTCTGGGCTACCAGCGGATCGTCAGCAGGCAGATATCGCCGACCACTCCTGCCGTGATCACGATCGGGACGATTCACGGCGGCGACAGGTCAAATATCATCCCGAGCGAGGTCATAATGAAGGGCACCGTCAGGACGCTGGATATGGACGTCCAGAAGACGATCGAGCGGGCGATGCACGAGACCGCTGACGGCATCACCAAATCGGCTGGCTTGAGCTACGAGCTCGACTACCAGAAGGGCTATCCGACGCTTCTGATCGACCCTGACTTGAAGCGGCTAGTCGAGAGGGCGATAGGTGAGTTCGGCGCGGCAAAGTTCGTGGAGATGCCGTCCCCCGAGATGGGTGGCGAGGATTTTGCTTACTACACGCACCACGTGCCAGGCGTTTTCATGTTCTTGGGCGTCGTCTCCGAGACGAATCCTCAATGCCCGCTGCACCATCCCAAATACACGATTGACGAGCGTGTCCTGGGGATAGGCGCCTCGACTATGGCCTGGGTCGCAGCGAGGATACTGGCGGCGGGGTAA
- the nrdR gene encoding transcriptional regulator NrdR, with amino-acid sequence MRCPFCGVTKDRVVDSRMSKDGAMIRRRRECSACLKRFTTYEEIEDVTYVVVKKDKRREPFDRQKLLAGLVRACEKRPIGTVQLEEIVNEVERQLHSKPEKEISTHEIGEYVMDELRALDQVAYVRFASVYRDFKSADQFLKELEQLLHAEH; translated from the coding sequence ATGAGGTGTCCATTTTGTGGGGTTACAAAGGACCGCGTCGTAGATTCACGCATGAGCAAAGATGGGGCGATGATCCGAAGACGGCGTGAGTGCTCGGCCTGCCTAAAGCGCTTCACGACGTATGAGGAGATTGAGGACGTTACGTATGTCGTTGTTAAAAAGGACAAGCGGCGGGAGCCGTTCGACAGACAGAAGCTGCTGGCGGGACTGGTGCGGGCGTGCGAGAAGCGCCCAATAGGCACGGTTCAGCTGGAGGAGATCGTCAACGAGGTCGAGCGCCAGTTGCACAGCAAGCCGGAGAAGGAGATATCGACGCACGAGATTGGCGAATACGTAATGGATGAGCTGCGGGCGCTTGATCAGGTCGCATACGTGCGATTTGCGTCGGTTTACAGGGATTTCAAGAGCGCGGACCAGTTTCTAAAGGAGCTGGAGCAGCTGCTACACGCAGAGCACTAG
- a CDS encoding radical SAM protein, which produces MSKRVLLVVPPTGLYLREDRCQSVVESHAISFARPPLVLLEAAAILRESGAECFVEDYPASGGDWERFEAAVRSIAPDVLVLNVTGPTVIEDLRACQIAKSVNPDILTVAKGGYLFLYDEDVLGRFGDLDVIYRGEVDFRISALLDGSFVTTDGYSFRKDGLFGRTRDAEYLEELDRLPFPARDLIDNNLYISPDTRRRLTVIQTARGCPSNCIYCLVPRVSGKRLRSRSPENIIQEIEECISRHDIHEFYFNADTFTINREWVIELCRGIVDRGLKIRWGCNGRVDTLDELRLEWMKRSGCHIISLGIESGDQAMLDRMQKGITLAQSSRAVGLCRQFGIDAYMFFILGLPWETPESVQRTLDFALELDGDFAEFILARCFPGTKLYDICRELGLLVEKDAIQEPHFRHLYLTEGEVERFRDECFRRFHFRLRYIISRLVRSRNPVITMNYAIAGINKLRSYMRAWRSRQRATRQSN; this is translated from the coding sequence TTGAGCAAACGAGTATTGCTTGTCGTTCCTCCGACTGGCCTGTATCTGCGTGAAGACCGGTGTCAGTCGGTTGTCGAGAGCCACGCGATCAGTTTCGCGCGTCCTCCGCTAGTTCTGCTTGAGGCGGCGGCGATACTGAGGGAATCTGGGGCAGAGTGTTTTGTCGAGGACTATCCGGCCTCGGGCGGGGATTGGGAGCGATTTGAGGCCGCCGTGCGCTCGATAGCACCCGATGTTCTAGTGCTGAACGTGACGGGGCCAACGGTCATTGAGGACCTTAGGGCCTGCCAGATCGCGAAGTCGGTCAACCCGGACATCCTCACCGTCGCCAAGGGGGGGTATCTTTTCCTTTATGACGAGGACGTTCTCGGGCGGTTTGGCGATCTGGATGTGATCTATCGGGGCGAGGTTGACTTCCGCATATCAGCCCTTCTCGACGGTTCGTTTGTGACGACAGATGGCTATTCCTTCCGCAAAGATGGCTTATTTGGTCGCACCCGGGACGCGGAGTATCTCGAAGAGCTCGATCGGCTGCCGTTTCCAGCAAGGGACCTCATCGATAATAACCTCTACATCTCCCCCGACACGAGGAGGCGCTTAACCGTCATCCAGACCGCGAGGGGCTGTCCGAGCAACTGCATCTACTGCCTGGTGCCGCGCGTCTCCGGCAAGAGACTCCGCAGCCGCTCTCCTGAGAACATCATACAGGAGATCGAGGAATGTATTTCGCGACATGACATCCACGAGTTCTATTTCAACGCGGACACTTTCACAATAAACAGGGAGTGGGTGATCGAGTTGTGCCGAGGGATTGTGGACCGCGGCCTGAAGATCCGGTGGGGCTGCAACGGTCGGGTCGATACGCTGGACGAGTTGCGGCTTGAGTGGATGAAGCGGTCTGGATGTCACATCATAAGCCTCGGCATAGAGAGCGGCGACCAGGCGATGCTGGACCGCATGCAGAAGGGGATCACGTTGGCTCAGTCGAGTCGCGCCGTTGGGCTGTGCAGGCAATTTGGGATCGATGCGTATATGTTCTTCATACTTGGGCTGCCGTGGGAGACGCCAGAGAGTGTGCAGAGGACGCTAGATTTTGCTTTGGAGCTTGACGGGGATTTTGCAGAGTTTATTCTTGCTAGGTGTTTTCCAGGAACAAAACTTTACGATATTTGTAGAGAGTTGGGACTTCTTGTTGAAAAGGACGCGATACAGGAGCCACATTTCAGGCACTTGTATCTTACAGAGGGCGAGGTTGAGAGGTTTCGGGACGAGTGTTTTCGGAGGTTTCATTTTAGATTGAGATACATAATCTCCCGACTCGTGAGGAGTAGGAATCCGGTTATTACGATGAACTACGCAATTGCAGGTATAAACAAGCTGAGGTCATATATGCGTGCATGGCGCTCGAGGCAACGTGCCACGCGACAGAGCAATTAG
- a CDS encoding DUF370 domain-containing protein — MTKSYIILEDSESNFLDRSRIVGAIAFNSSPARKIKKRAGEAGKLIDATQGKRTKTLIITDTDHVWQTSFTRDALLNKLK; from the coding sequence ATGACAAAGAGCTACATCATCCTCGAGGATTCGGAGAGTAACTTCCTTGATCGCTCCAGGATCGTAGGCGCGATAGCTTTCAACTCCTCGCCTGCGAGGAAGATCAAGAAGCGGGCTGGCGAGGCAGGCAAGCTGATCGATGCCACGCAGGGCAAGAGGACCAAGACCCTGATTATTACAGACACGGACCACGTCTGGCAGACGAGCTTCACGCGAGACGCCCTGTTGAACAAGTTAAAATAG
- the gmk gene encoding guanylate kinase: MPSASARGSIERALSQSLREGRIVFVLSGPAGAGKTTLSRRVDSADTRIGLNVSCTTRPARAGETPGIDYHFLSQAEFESLVKQGRMLEWAEVHGHLYGTRASDVLDILATGRDVLLEIDIQGGTTVRSKCPGTVLLFVVGPSFASTKARLVGRGSEGDAEVARRLTRAREEIRLCKSYDYLIVDDDVDSAVSCIRSIITAERARMTDKKYRALIHDMGADQS; the protein is encoded by the coding sequence ATGCCATCAGCGTCGGCCAGGGGCTCGATTGAGCGAGCTCTATCTCAATCTCTTCGTGAAGGGAGGATTGTCTTTGTTCTTTCAGGCCCTGCCGGCGCTGGCAAGACCACGTTGTCGCGGCGTGTGGACTCGGCCGATACTCGCATAGGGCTCAATGTGTCCTGCACAACCCGTCCGGCTAGGGCGGGAGAGACGCCCGGCATTGACTATCATTTTCTCAGTCAGGCGGAGTTTGAGTCGCTAGTCAAGCAGGGTCGAATGCTTGAATGGGCCGAGGTGCATGGGCATTTGTACGGGACGCGAGCGTCAGATGTTCTTGACATCCTGGCCACCGGTCGAGACGTGCTTCTGGAGATAGACATTCAGGGCGGCACGACGGTCCGGTCAAAATGTCCCGGAACGGTCTTGCTTTTTGTGGTTGGCCCGTCATTCGCTTCCACAAAGGCCCGACTTGTTGGTCGAGGGAGCGAGGGTGACGCGGAGGTGGCAAGGAGGCTTACGCGTGCGAGGGAAGAGATTCGGCTGTGCAAGAGCTATGACTACCTTATCGTCGATGATGACGTTGATTCGGCAGTCTCCTGTATCCGGAGCATAATCACTGCCGAGCGCGCGAGAATGACTGATAAGAAGTATCGGGCGCTGATTCACGACATGGGCGCAGATCAGAGTTGA
- a CDS encoding nucleic acid-binding protein — translation MELQSGNSVFANTLYWIARARPGDTWHRIAVEVREILGEIYIITTDEVLTEFLNALSALKYTRSQAVKMVRAIMKNPNIRVIPQTRESFLSGLDLFEQRADKKYSLTDCISMNVMRAESLTRVLTNDHHFEQEGFTVLMKRDG, via the coding sequence ATGGAACTCCAAAGCGGTAACAGCGTTTTCGCGAACACTCTCTACTGGATTGCCAGGGCGAGGCCTGGCGACACATGGCATCGTATAGCGGTGGAAGTCCGGGAGATACTCGGCGAGATATACATCATCACAACAGATGAGGTCCTTACGGAGTTCTTGAATGCGCTTTCCGCATTGAAGTACACTCGTTCACAGGCCGTGAAGATGGTCCGAGCCATAATGAAGAACCCAAACATTAGAGTAATCCCCCAAACCAGGGAGTCATTTCTATCCGGTCTTGACCTGTTTGAGCAAAGAGCTGACAAGAAATACAGCTTGACCGATTGTATCTCAATGAACGTCATGAGAGCCGAGTCATTGACAAGGGTCTTGACGAATGATCATCATTTCGAGCAGGAAGGATTCACTGTTCTAATGAAGCGCGATGGATGA
- a CDS encoding nucleotidyltransferase domain-containing protein, which translates to MISERILTDITKRLVARFRPERIILFGSHARGKSDDRGDVDILVACPIKGKRRRLMVETDGALEGLELAIDIIVLTPDEFELDRQMPAQWRGRPGLRGRSYMNALQPHDC; encoded by the coding sequence ATGATTAGCGAGCGAATTCTGACCGACATCACGAAACGTCTTGTGGCGCGGTTTCGGCCGGAGCGAATCATTCTGTTCGGCTCTCATGCACGCGGGAAGTCGGATGACCGGGGCGATGTTGATATTCTCGTTGCCTGTCCCATCAAAGGTAAGCGTCGAAGGTTGATGGTTGAGACGGATGGGGCTCTTGAGGGATTGGAACTGGCAATAGACATCATTGTGCTTACACCGGACGAGTTTGAGCTGGACCGCCAGATGCCGGCACAGTGGCGCGGCCGGCCTGGCTTGAGGGGAAGGTCATATATGAACGCTCTTCAGCCACATGATTGTTGA